AACTAGTGGAGAATGTCAGGACGTGGAAAGCAAGGCGGCAAGACCCGAGCTAAGGCGAAGACCCGCTCATCCCGTGCCGGCCTCCAGTTTCCTGTTGGTCGTGTGCACAGGCTTCTTCGCAAGGGGAATTATGCTGAGAGAGTGGGCGCTGGAGCTCCCGTCTATCTGGCGGCTGTACTGGAATATCTGACGGCTGAGATCCTGGAGCTGGCTGGGAATGCTGCTCGAGACAACAAGAAAACCCGCATTATCCCGCGCCATCTGCAACTGGCCGTGCGCAACGACGAGGAGCTCAACAAGCTGCTGGGTGGCGTGACCATCGCCCAAGGGGGTGTGCTCCCGAACATCCAGGCCGTGCTGCTGCCGAAGAAGAGCTCGGGCTCTGCGCCCGTGTCGGGGAAGGGTGGCAATAAGAGCTCTCAGCAGTCTCAGGAGTACTAGGCTCCTTGAACCAAGGTTCACCCAAAGGCCCTTTTCAGGGCCACCCACATGTATAACAGAGCTGTCCTACTAGCGACCCTTAATTGGCCTGGCGCTCCAAAGCTGTAGCCGTACTGTGCGCGGGAAAGTCTGGAAGTCGGCTATCTGCAGTGATGACCTGTAGTCACGTGAGAGGAGGCAGCATTGAGTAATAGCCATATCGCTCtctatatagtatataacacccgGGCACATGGAGCTTAGATATTGCCCTCAGCGCAGGAGCAACCCTATAGACGGGCAGTATCTAATCTCCGTGCTAGCGTTGTAGGGTCACGTGGCTATAAAGCAACCAGTCTGGTTAATTGGGCTCCATTCACAGGACTGCATGGTTGATGTACTCCTGTTCAAATTAGAGATGGCAAGTTCGGGTCTTTCACGTGAATCGACTtaattcaaatgaaccgattcattaaTCGAAACTTCGGTTCACTCGCTGAGTCTGAGCTGACAAGAAGCAAGTGAACCGAACGAAGCTCaggtggtgcgcatgcgcagaagcttcGATTCAGTGGCTGAGTGAGGAAGTGAACGGAAGCGGTCAGGACTCGGGAGCTGTGCAATGCACTGTCACCCACAGTGACAGTCCAAGTGAAGTGAATGCCAAGTTGATAACAACACTGGCTGATCATAAAATAgtacagacatcacacaggacaaTAATACTGTGCAATTTGTGCATGATTTTCTAATAAATCGTCTGTCCCttttaatcttatcactgctgcaacaaaagcatcagcctcagtgtattCTAGTGACTCGCAATTAACTCAAAGACTCCACTGAGTCTATAAGgatctttagatttttttttaaagggtttctacccccagaaattctgttatgtagctgactgatatagcgatgcgctaacgtcagcactacataacagtatgttttttacctttctccctgcagccgttttagtaaaaaaaaaaaaaaacttttataatatgctaatgagcctctaggtgggtagacggagcctctaggggctgattttacgcccacatagcatctagaggctcattagcatatcataaaagtgctgcagggagaaagttaaaaaacatactgttatgtagtgctgacattagcgcattgctataacaaaaaaaaaagcacttttatgatatgctaatgagcctctagatgCTATGTGGGcttaaaatcagcacctagaggctcattagcatattataaaagtgctgcagggagaaagttaaaaaacatactgttatgtagtgctgacattagtgcATCactatatcagtcagctacatggtggtagaaaccctttaaagggcttctgtcacccctctaaagtttttttttttggcttcttataatccttatactgcaatatatatttatatactcattttggttcagtatttttttccaaaaacagacttttataatatgtaaattacctgtctaccagcaagtagggcggccacTTGCTCCTTttataaagacgccccctcatgttgattgacagggccagcaaacgCGCtagtcttctggctggccctgttgcgttcaaaatctggcgcctgcgccgtacctgtcttcagtcgacgcaggcgcactgagaggagcacgctcgctcggccgctccatcctcagtgcgcctgcgccaggtgtaggtgtgacgtcattggcgcaggcgcattgaagatggagtggccgagcgagcgtcgtcctctgtgtgcctgcgccgactgaagacaggtccggcgcaggcgccagattttgaaagCAGACAGTGCCAGCCAGACGAGCATGTTcactggccatgtcaatcaacatgcggagggggcgtcattatgatgggaggatgcggctgctaccagcaagtagccgccgtacttgctggtagacaggtaatttgcatattataagtcagtttttttaaataactactGAGCCAAAATgagttcagtgaactgaatcgattcaaaagaaCAATTAGATTTTTGGGGACTCCATGATCCTGCCTGCGACCAGTGTAACCCTAGCGTAAGGGCtaattcacactaccgtatgccTGTCATGCCTCTGTTGTGGACCTTAGCGGCCCACAAAACACAGGCATCGGCCGTGTGAACTTCATGTTACAGTgcaaacccattgacttcaatgggtccgtgatccgcaagaTAAGGCAAAAGATGGGACATGTCCCATCTTTTGCAGGCCTTTCGCATGTTTCTGCTCAAGATAGGACATGTCAcgtctccagacaaaaaaaaatcaaggaggcattggctcctaacctgaaaaatttagtcgccaaatttaaaataattataattACAGTATATGATTCTCATATTGtactcatcacatattgtacttcaagacagtggtaaaatggagtaaaaaaaaaaaaaaatcaccaaatttacccaaaaattaccaaatttcaatttctcaacttttataatagatagtgatacttcCAAagatagtaattactttacagtccccatatgtctacttcatgtttggatcattttgaaaatttctttttattttttgggaaccttagaaggtttagaatcaaatcttaaaatttttaagaacatttccaaaccccaaatttttcatgaccagttcagttatgaagtcactttctggtgCTTACATAGAAacaacccataaattaccccattttagaaactacaccctcaagctattcaaaactgattttacaaattttgttaaccctttaggtgccccacgagaattaaatgaaaatgggaatgtaacttcaaatttttttgggggggcagatTTTATCTGCAACGcatcaaggggttaaagggagtctttcacctaaactgaccattatagaacactaacaccatgatctgcattatagtccccatattagaatgcttcttaccgtatagctgtccgtcgcttattttcGCTAAAAAACATGGGCGGCGTTCAAGCGGCCGATGCCCAGACCCTTAgtcgcttttcatatgaaactcctcccctttcacccctctggcccgccctagtgaaaaaaaacaatttttttaatgcgacATCTCTGCCAAATCCAGCGCCAGCGCTCTTCATAAGATTCGCCGCGCCTGTGCAGTTCactccccattatgggcagaggcacaagagcgttAAATGTGCATGTGCTGGCCTTGTGCCTCTGCCTATAATGGGGAAAGAAGTGTGCAAGCGCGGCGAATCTTGTGAACGGCGCTGGCGCCTGATTTGGCAGACCTGTCGCATAAAaaaattacctgtggtccccagaaatgaaaaaaacccaagaagtgaccctatttcggaaacaACACCCCCggacgaacattttaagtggtggaaagggtactttccatttcaccaccatgacggcacacatgagagattgacccctgacctatgtaggggcaggaacagagaaaggttcgacccctcccaccaccatacaCCAGTGTGTTCCTGCTCCTACAGTGGCGGAGAAAGTCCTCTTTGCCAGTCAgggaggtaaaaaaaattctgtgtacccctttattttttattttacaagacTACCTGGGAGCTACATCGGGAGCTCGTCGCTTCCCTTGCGGGCACTTCATTCTGGATACATCCCCTGATCTCCAGAGGCGCATGCTGAAGCTGACAGGGAGACGGCAGGGTCACGCTACCTGTTGATCAGGAGCCTTCTCTGCGGCTGTCACTGGCCTCCTATCTCCTAGTGAGATCAGCTGGCCAGAACGTCCCACGTGTgcgggcgtctgacgtcacttccgggttagGACGCATACCCGGAAGTGACTTGATCTCGGGCGGGGGATTCAAAAAGGACCATCTTGGTCGAAGAAGCTCTTGCAGCACCTCCGCCAAAATGCCAAAAATTgatagatacagtcctgatcaatagtttaagaccacttgaaaaattgcaaaaaatcatatttagcatggctggatcttaacaaggttccaagcttcaacatgcaacaagaagaaatgagagtgagacaaaacattttttgagcattcaattaattgaaaataatgattaaactgaaacaggctgtttttcagctgatccaaatttttggACCacttgcctttaaaaggccaaatctatgCAAAGAAGTGGATTCATTGtctttttctgtcaggtagtcacacgttgtgatggcaaaggcaaaaaaactccctttttgaacgtggtcgggttgttaaactgcataagcagggtctctcacagcgcgcgatcgctgctgaggtgggacgcagtaagacagtcatttggaatttcttaaatgatcctcagggttatggaacaaaaaagtaaagtggaagacccaaaaaaatgtcatcagcactgagccggaggatccaattggctgtccgtcgacccaaattaaggcccttactggtgctgactgcagccccataaccatcagacggcatctgagactgaagggctttaaaaacaaaaagcgtcttcaaagacctcgtctccttcaaCGCCACAGACCTggtcgtttggactttgcaagagatcaccaaacatgggacattcaaaggtgaaagaaattTTTATTgtctgatgagatttttttttaccttgatagtCCTTATGGTATCCAACGTTACTCGCATGACAAGCAGATTCcaactgagatgttttctacgcgccacagtggagggggcgctataatggtctggggtgctttttccctcagtggaacaatggagcttaagGAAGtgtaggggcgtcaaacggccgctggctatgtccagatgttgcagagagcattcctcatgactgagggccctcgtctgtgtggtaacgactgggttttcaacaggacaacgctacagtacacaatgcccgcaggacaagggacttcttccaggagaatatcaCCACTCTTTTGGCcctcccctgatctaaatccaattgagaacctttggggatgaatggcaagggaagtttacaaaaatggacaacagttccagacagtagatggccttcgtgcgtccgacttcaccacttggagaaatgttcccactcgcctcatggaaacgcttgcatcaagcatgccaaaacgaattttggaagtgataaacaatatcagcggagctactcattactgagttcatgtttggaagttggatttctgttttgggggggattagtttttttttggggatgtgtggtcctaaacttttgatcagctgaaaaacagcctgtttgtttcagtttattcgttgttttcattaaattgaatgctccaaaaatgtttggtctcacttccatttcttgttgcatgttaaagctctacttggaagcttgttaagatccagccatgctaaatatgattttttgccatttttcaagtgatcttaaacttttgatcaggaatgTATATCCTCCTCAGACTCTGATGGGTTGGAGGACGAGGCTTCCGCACCCCTTATCGGAAGGGAAAATAACAGATGAatccaaaaaataattttttttccatagcagAGATGAATGACATTCTATGGGTGTAGAGGATGTCCAAAAACCTCACTCAGTCCAGAAGGAGATGTTTGGGGGTTTAAAATCTAAACGGTTTAGAATATTCCCCATAAACGAAAATATAAAAGAAATTATTATGAACGAGTGGACATCCCCTCAGAAAAAAATTGGCATTTCCAGGGATTTTAAAAACAGGTTATTATTTGATCCCAATGAATCTAAGGTGTTTGACAAAATACCTAGAATAGACATCCAGGTTGCAAAGGTTAATAGAAAAAACTCTCTACCTTTCGAAGATTCTTCCCAATTAAAAGATACC
The sequence above is a segment of the Bufo gargarizans isolate SCDJY-AF-19 chromosome 6, ASM1485885v1, whole genome shotgun sequence genome. Coding sequences within it:
- the LOC122941377 gene encoding histone H2A type 1-like, with translation MSGRGKQGGKTRAKAKTRSSRAGLQFPVGRVHRLLRKGNYAERVGAGAPVYLAAVLEYLTAEILELAGNAARDNKKTRIIPRHLQLAVRNDEELNKLLGGVTIAQGGVLPNIQAVLLPKKSSGSAPVSGKGGNKSSQQSQEY